One region of Pseudomonadota bacterium genomic DNA includes:
- a CDS encoding GDP-mannose mannosyl hydrolase has translation MAILPKDTFIEVIKNTPLVSIDLIVRNDRQEVLLGLRNNQPAKNCWFVPGGIIRKNETMSAAFARISLTELGKEFARESAIFLGAFEHLYQENFAEAPGFGTHYIVLAHEIQLEDNLPTIPQDQHRESAWFSVDQLLNDPAVHPNTKAYFE, from the coding sequence TCTGCCAAAAGATACATTCATCGAAGTGATCAAAAATACACCGCTAGTATCCATTGATTTGATTGTCAGAAATGATCGGCAGGAGGTACTTCTGGGTTTACGGAACAACCAACCGGCAAAAAACTGCTGGTTCGTGCCCGGCGGCATAATCCGGAAAAACGAGACGATGAGTGCGGCCTTTGCGCGGATTTCACTTACCGAACTCGGCAAAGAATTTGCCAGAGAATCAGCGATTTTTCTTGGTGCCTTCGAACATCTGTATCAGGAAAATTTCGCTGAGGCGCCTGGATTCGGCACCCATTATATTGTCCTTGCCCATGAAATACAGCTTGAAGACAACCTGCCCACTATCCCCCAGGATCAGCACCGAGAATCTGCGTGGTTTTCAGTGGATCAACTCCTTAACGACCCTGCAGTCCATCCCAACACCAAAGCCTATTTTGAGTAG